In Paraburkholderia phenazinium, the following are encoded in one genomic region:
- a CDS encoding HAD family hydrolase, with the protein MTVIETRLALLCDCDGVLIDSEAVAARMLVHELEARWPDCDVEPVVLPLLGLRIERVLENAAAQLGRSLSADDITAIRHAVEVAAMQAPAVAGIAEALAQIALPKACASNSFRAYVQTVLARTGLDAFFGDRLYCADAVAMPKPAPDVYLAAASGFGLASSACLVVEDSVTGVTAASAAGMTVLAFIGGGHASESQIGALRAAGAAHVFDDMTQLPMLVDQWTQRVTAESH; encoded by the coding sequence ATGACCGTGATCGAAACAAGGCTGGCGTTGCTCTGCGATTGCGACGGCGTGCTGATCGACAGCGAAGCCGTGGCGGCGCGCATGCTGGTGCACGAACTCGAAGCGCGCTGGCCGGATTGCGATGTCGAACCGGTGGTGTTGCCGCTGCTCGGATTGCGTATCGAGCGGGTGCTCGAAAACGCCGCCGCGCAACTCGGCCGCAGTTTGAGCGCGGACGACATCACGGCGATTCGCCATGCCGTTGAAGTCGCTGCGATGCAGGCGCCCGCCGTGGCCGGCATCGCGGAGGCGCTCGCGCAGATTGCGCTGCCCAAGGCGTGCGCGAGCAACAGCTTCAGGGCCTATGTGCAGACGGTGCTGGCGCGCACGGGCCTCGACGCGTTTTTCGGCGACCGGCTCTACTGCGCGGATGCTGTTGCGATGCCGAAGCCTGCCCCCGATGTGTACCTGGCGGCGGCGAGCGGCTTTGGTCTTGCGAGCAGCGCCTGCCTGGTGGTGGAGGACAGCGTGACGGGTGTGACGGCCGCGAGCGCGGCGGGCATGACGGTGCTGGCCTTCATTGGCGGCGGGCATGCGAGCGAGTCGCAGATTGGTGCGTTGCGCGCGGCCGGCGCGGCCCACGTATTCGACGATATGACGCAATTGCCGATGCTGGTGGACCAATGGACCCAGCGCGTGACGGCGGAATCGCATTGA